CAGAATgtcaggctgctccaagccctgtccaacctggcattggacacttgcagggatggggcagccacagcctctctgggcaacccttgccagggcctgcccaccctcacagggaagaatttcttccttatacaTCAAATATAATAACTTTTGTTCTTAGTTAATCCTGATGCATTGATGAAACTAAACtaccctttttttcctctcaaggTTGTTAAATTACCTTTTAAAACTCTGCTTATCACCAGATTTTCCAGCTGTTAAATTGGAGATCCCATTCTGGTCTTGCCAGTATGACTGGCTACAAGTTAGCATGCTCAAAAACAGCTCACACATTTAGCAGCAAACAACAAGCTGAACTAAATAATACAAGACTAAAAGATGTTGGGAATAAGGTTACAGAAATCTCCTGAGTTCTTACTGCCGTGTTGCAAAAATAGCTAATATATGGGGCACATAATTTTTTCCAGCTCttatttagtatttttcttAGTATGTGGGAAATCTATTTTGGTGGGTTGTATCCAGTTCTCCATCCagtagcatttttaaaaagctgctcTGGGTGAAGAGACAGATACTTCAAGGAAGTTGTGAAAACTGACCGCAGGATTCTGGaggctgggattgttcaggtCTCCTCTATTCACCTTTCTGCTCTCTCTGGTCAAGTGAGCAGCCTACAGACATCCTGAGGAAGAACAAATGTTGGGTGCAAAACCACCATTTTCTTGAAAAGAACTTATTGGTAAGAACCAGATGTTGAAACTAAATGTACATACCCAAATGAGGGGTAAAGCATGCCTGTAACAaagaattgtaatttttttctagctCTTTCATTTGGGTACCAGTTAACCAAGCTGTTGTCTCAATACATGGTTAAATGAATGAAATCTTatggcatgattttttttctatagaagTCTTTTTAAGAAAGGTAACCAAATAAACAGTTACTTAGAGGTAACAGGCTGAGTTTCTCTTTTCAGCACGAATTTAGTTAAATACTCATGGTACCTTTGTTTCCTTAATGTTTTGGCTGTTTTGTAAAACTTGTTTCAGGAAGCACGAGCAGTGTTAGTGGTAGCAGTGGAAGTTCAACTAGAAACCTGTGGGTTAGTGGACTGTCTTCCAACACAAAAGCTGCTGACTTGAAAAATCTCTTTGGCAAATATGGAAAGGTATTTCATGGGGTGTGATACcatgtgtgttgtgtgtgtctcttcctcctctgtttGTTACTGAAATTGAGTAAAACTTGTTTTGAATAAGAGTTTGAGATGAAATGTCTAACCTGTGCCATCTGTTCTTGGAGCAGTAAGTAAAGAGTTCATGCATGCAGGAAGAACTGTATGTTCAttttagaagaaatttttctttctgttgagGTAAGATAAGTGCAAAAGGAATTTCACAAATATTTGAGTATTCTGGTCAGGACTGGCTTTTTAAATAATGATGACTATGTTCCTTTGTAGCAACTGTATTTAACCATGAGTGCAAGATAATGTGCTAACTGATAAAATTATAATATAAACAGTCTTTATAGACCCATTTGCTTTGGGagactgtttttaaaatgtgtgctgAGGGCTTTAGAATGGGAAAAATAGGTAAAAAGACATGACAGGCAATGTGTGATCCTTTAGGGACTCTCTTAAGGACTTTCTGGTTTTACAAGCTGCCTAAACTAAGTCTGGTTTTCTGATTTTGGTTAATTTAACAGGCAAGTTCTGTAGAAAATACAGAATCCTTATCAGCTGGGCAGTCTTCTAGAAACAGGCCTTTTTTCAGTTGATCTCATTTTCCAAAAGGAGTTGCTGATAACTGTATGAATTCAGTGTTCCTGTAAGCCTGTGCAGTTATGGCATTGTTGCATCTTGGCAGCTGGTTAGAACCTGAGCCCTGTGAATATCAAGTGTGTGTATTGATTATTGCATAGCTGATTTTTCTAGGGAATTTAGTAGGTGATTTTATTTAATACCTCACAAGTATGTAAACCTGAGAGTGTGTACTTTGTTCAAACTTCCAGTTCTTAGGCTGTTTTTGCTGTAAAGGTGGTTGGTTCCTGTATTTACTTAGCTTCccagttttaaattaattggGAAATACTTTATGCCTAAATGACTGTACCATTATAGGCTGCTAGAATGATAAAAGAAGACCAGTTCCATTAGCTGTAGAAATTCCAGcaaggagcaggaacagaaagCTTAATACTTTCTCAAGAACCAGATGTCAGAGCTGAGTGCTAAAATTGCTTAACTGACACATTTGCTCGGTGACCTTGAAGAATTGCCTCCCTTATTAAGTTACTTTATAACACTGCTGGCACCTTTCTGCCCTTAACTGGCAGCTGCTGAGTTTTTTGTGGGGGTTCACCTATCAGAGATGAACCATCAAATTCAGGTTAGTGGCGCTTCTGTGAATGAATTTTGACAGTAACTATGAAAAGAAGCATTTAGATAATGGGCATGAGGTGATGACTGGTCAGAACAGGATGCAAGCATTAATATGCCTTGATATGAAAGTTGGGATAAAGCTCCTAAAGCTGCAGCTTCCCGTGGCATtatatgcttttaaaaacttGGAGTGTCAGCCCTTCTAGTGGGGTGGGGGGTTATGTTGCTGTTGAagtgaatttattttgttttttttatataCTAGGGTGAAAATATTATTGGAATACTATTCCCTTTAGTAGAAATATCTCCCTCAATACCTAAATTTTACCTATTTATTTAGGTACTTGGTGCAAAGGTGGTTACAAATGCACGAAGCCCAGGGGCAAAATGCTACGGCATAGTAACAATGTCTTCTAGTACAGAAGTGGCCAGATGTATTGCACACCTGCATCGAACAGAGCTGCATGGACAGCAAATCTCTGTGGAGAAAGTAGGTTTAATAAGATGAAGACTTTTCCCAAAATAGACCATCTTTTACAAGGATCTGTATTAACCTATTtggttttgggaaaaaaatataggTGAAAGGTGATCCCTCCAAAAAGGAGCTGAAGAAGGAAAGCGATGAGAAGTCCAGTTCGGGGAGGAGCACGGGAGATAAGAAGACGGCATCAAGTGATAAAGCCAACAAGTAAGAAATTTCACATGTCTTTGGAAACTGTGGAAATCCTCCAAGTTGAATTTTCCTCACTGGATTTGTGTGTTCTTTTTCCTAATAAGAACTCCATCAaccaaaaaagaagaaaagaaatcagagaaatctgataaaaaagaaagtaaagaagCCAAGAAAACAGAAGGTAAAGATGAGAAGAGTGATAATGGAACAAGTGGCCCTAATCAAGAATCCACTAAAAAAAcggaagaaaagaaaagaataagtATGCCATTTAGCCATGTTTCTTCCTCTTGAGTCTGTGTGTCTGACTTGTCTTGGGGGCATGTTCTTGCTCTTAGTAGAAACCAGGCAATTAAACTCCTGTTCTCTTTTAGACTCCAGTAACACACGTATAACTTTTATGTTTTATACTAATACTCATTTACAGATGTGCTGGTATGCTTCTCCTGCCAGTACCAGTTCAATTTAGAGATTTAGAAATGTCACTAAGGAAAACTTTTAATAGACAAATagatgtgtgtgtatttttaaacctttctttttgttttttttcttttttcttctgcccCTTTCACTAGGTGGTAAAAGCCCAGGTCAAGTTGTAGTTTTAGACCAAGCAAAAGGAGACCAAGGCCACACTAGAACAGTTAGAAGGGGAAGGTTTGACAAAGTAAGTATATATAGATTTGATGCAATCCTTACCTGATTTGATATTACCTTGCAGTTGTTGTTTTCACTGAAGAGTCAATAAACTATCACAAACTGTTAAGCTTAGTCAGAAGCCTTGCATGCTTTGGGATAGCTCAGTCATTAATGGTAACTTGAACATAACATCCAGAAATCTCCCTAAATGAATGAGACTTCTGAAATAACCATTGTAATCTCTATCTATAGCCACAGATATTGAGGAACAAAGAGCGTATTATCCAAGATAAAGTGAAATTCAGGGAATACAGGGGTAGAAAGGATATCTTGCCTTTTGAAAAGATGAAGGAGCAGAGATTGCGAGAGCACATGGTTCGATTGGAAAGAATACGACGAGCTGTTGAACTCCGAAGGTAGTAATTCAACTTTTTGCTAAAGGCTATTTTATACATTAATTGATCAGATACTGGACTTAGAATCTAATCAGAATGCATTCTGTCGAGCCTTCTGCTACTCAGATGTTAAAGTCTGGGACTTTACCTAACAGTATCTTTAAGTGAATAAACAAACTccaacatttttcttaaatctttTAGTAGCCTTCTATGTAGACTTACAGCTTAGAGTTTGTTATTGGGGGGCTGTATCTCATAAGTGTTACTGCAtgtcagttttctttttgaaaatgtgaGAAGCTGACTGGGAGATGGGGCCAGAAATagtgtttgggatttgtttgtttttaaacagagagTGTTGTATATCTAGATGACAAATCAAgcataatataattttaaatagaagGGCTGAATGGCTACATTGCTCTGTTCTGCAGTTTTCCTATGGCCAAAAGTTTGCAAAGGACAGTTAAGTGAGTTGTGTTGTTAGCTGGATTTCTGTCAGCAAAGGGAAACAATTGCTAAACAAAGCAATTCTCAGCAAGCATGAAGCTTAAAGGAGAAATGccttttgtgtttcttctcAGCTGTACTGTAGGAGGTaggaagaggaaagcaaagTAAAGCTGTTCATGAGTCTGCTAACCTGTGTAAGTCAGAGTGGCCATGCTTGTCTGTCTTATTTTTTGGACAGaagacaaatacatttttttgttaGCTTGAAGAGGGCAAGATTTTAGATCCAAATTATATTCTTTGTTAAGTTGTTGTTACTGTGTGCCAGATAACAAATGAGAAATATAAATTCAGCATAAACTACATCAAGAGTGATGATTCTGGAAATAACTTCTCCTGTCTGTTGTCTGCTAATGATTCTGTAAGATAAGCTACAGTTTGGCGACTTGGGGCAAAAAGGAGTAGACTTTTGTTGCAAGGAATTCTGTGAGGAGCTTACTCTGAAATAGTTGTTTAATGTCTGTGCCTAAGGTGATGTTAgttttgaaagacaaaattcttcacatttatttcttctatCTCATTTTTTACTTCAGGCGAAGGGAAATCGCGGAGCGAGAGCGTCGGGAGCGAGAGCGGATCCGGATAATGCACGAGCGAGAGGAATGCttgcagagggagagggaacGCCTGGAAATTGAGAGgcagaagctggagagggagaggatggAGCGGGAGCGCTTGGAAAGGGAGCGTGTTCGGATCGAGCAGGTGTGCAGGTTTATTGGGAGGGAGGACAGTACCCTTTTGGAACACTGCCCGCTTTGCACTTGTGGtgaatttttctcttcactCTTCCACCCAgccctttttctttcacaaaagaACCAGCCAAACATTACATAAGCCACACTGTACAACACCAGTAACCTTTAGCTTGTTTGCCTGTGAGTAATTTGATGGCAAATACTTGCTACTGTGGTGGCTGTATGTGTCAGTCTCTAAAACTGCAATAGATCATATTGCCTGCACTAGTCTTCCATAATTTTACTAGATTTTCCTAGAGAATATCACTGCAAACTTCTAGAAGTGTGTTTCTGGGCAATAAATACAGTAGTAATACAAGAAATTACCTGGAGATACTTCTGTCTAACAGCCAATAACATCTCCAGATCTACTGTCTTCTTTTTAAGAGAAGCTTTCCCTGTGCTCTTTCATCTTAGATGCTACCCAGGGATGAATTCTATCAGATAGCCTTTGGTAGAAATCTGTCTAGGGTTAACTCTGTATACTTGCCAGCTGTTCTGTAGGTACCTCTGCTAAAGAGCTGTGCTGTTTGTCGTTGCTTTCGTGGCAGGAACGCCGAAAAGAGGCAGAACGGATTGCTCGGGAGAGGGAGGAGCtgcggcggcagcagcagcagctccgcTACGAACAGGAAAAGAGGAATTCTTTGAAACGGCCACGGGATGTAGATCACAGGTGGTTCTCAAACTGTTTTTCTGCACTGCTCAGTACAAAGAAACAGCTAACAGCCTTGTGTCAGATTTGAAAATGCATTTGGGCCTGAAACAAGTCATCATAGAAAAACTGGATTTCTGGTGTTCGTGTGGTTTTGACATCAGTTAATGCCAAACATGAAACACACCTTCTCCGTAGGAGGGAGTTGTGAAATTCGAGCAACAGCCCATGAATTAATTCTTGTTGTATGAAAAAAGCCCAACATAATTCAGTGGATTTGCTGACAAAAGCTGTTCTGCCTTAATGGTTGAAGCTTCTAGCTTCTGCTTTGTTAAGAATTCGTATTTCTGCTAAATGGATGGCTCAGGAAGTCAGGCTTTAATTTTTACTACCATTTAATGTTTGAGCCACATGAAGTGAATGGgctttgatttttgtttaaGAACAGGACTGAAACCTTAGCCATAAAATTGCCATCCTGGTAGATACAATAACAGAACATGAGTATTTCTTTGCCAGAGGAATAAAAACAGCTTCATTTTTCGAGGCTGCTGATTATACACTTAGTCTCATGTTCTGAGCGTAGCGACTCTGTACCCAAATGTTTCCTGGAAGCAAGGCTGTGATGTCTCCTACACTGTTCTTTCCTGAGAAAGCTCTTCAGACTTGTGGGTGTGAGTTTGTTTGGGTgggttggtttgctttttttctagagggcacttttttccctagaagagtattttcaaagaaaaaatctgCTACAGAGATGGTTTTGATGTTTTGTGGTTATTTTTATCCAAACTGCTTGACATGATATGCCATTGCTTAGATTTTATTATGTCTTCTATTGGGATTTTGTCTCTTCAAGATTTCAAACAGAGGGGTGTttaggtttgggggttttcttaaATGATTTTGTTCACTACTATTTAAAGAGTCTACCTTTGTTAGCAGCTTTCCAAACATCAAGTGAACATCTTTGAAAACAGACAACTGACTTGAATTTCCTGTATATTAGGCCTTGATTTGGCTGCATGTAACTGATGAGTGTTCCTTTGCTTTGGTTAAAGGAGAGATGATCCCTACTGGAATGAGAGTAAGAAGATGGCTCTCGATACAGATGCACGTTTTGGCCATGGCTCAGACTACAGTCGGCAGCAGAACAGGTTTAATGATTTTGATCACAGAGAACGAGGACGGTATCCAGAAGGTTCTTCTGTTCCATCATCATCTTTTGATAGGTGGGTTTAGATAATAGGGCAGGTATTTCCCTGCCAGCATCTCTATGGGTCTCACTGTGAACTGTTCAAAATTGAAAATGTTGCTAAGGGCTTAATACACTTCTGATGCAATAGAATTGCAGTAGCATCCTGACATTTCTTGTGTCTTCAGGACTGGCCATTTATATCATGGAATCTAATCTGCTTTTCTCTGAAGACTTTAAATTAGCTGCCTAGTGGCCTTTTTTTGAgacattttcacagaattttttgCAGTTACTCCTCTTTCACATCTAGTCATAAGTAGGTTCCAGTGGATTAGATGTGTCCTACTTGGTAAATCACCTCTTAAGAAGCAAGGCTAAAAGCAGCTGATTAATGGAGAGGTGAGAGTATTCATCAGAATCAGTGTAACTGTGCAGTAAATGTTCCAGGTCTGACCTCATAGTTCCATTAAACATCTCCAATAACTACTTATAAAGCTAAGTCCACAAAATTGTAGCTTCTGGACTTCTACTTTTATGCTGCAATGAACTAAAATTACATCTTCTGTCTGCCTTGAGAAATCCAACATTCCCCTCTGTTTCACATTAGGCAAAAAGGAGGGCCTATAACTGCTTAAATTACACTGATCAAATAAATGcataaagaaatgtaaaactgGCTGTTGGAACTCAAGTTCAAATTACAAttgtagaaataaatataattcGGAGTGGGAAGGATCTTTGAGATCTGTATCACAGGTATAGTAATAAACACGTAATACAAAGATGGGTGATACTTTATATACCCACACATGTGCAGAGAAATGTGACCATGGGAGAAAAGCAAATGACTTTTTCCTGCTCTAACAACTTAGGCGAGATCGTTTTGTAAATCAAGGTGAGGCCAAAAAGACTCGCCCAACAGCACGAAGAGAAGAGCCAGGGTTTGAGAGGTATCCCAAGAGCTTCAGTGAGtccaggagaaatgaacccccCCAGCCCAGAGGTGAACTTCGGGACACGGACAGACGGGAAGTGCGAGGAGACAGAGATGAGAGACGAACAGTGATCATTCACGACAGACCAGAAATGCCGCACGGTCGACATCCCAGAGAGACTGGTTCCAACCCACCCAGGCAAACCAACTGGAAGAGTGAGGGAAGCATAAGCACAGACAAACGGGATGGCAGGTAGGTTTGCTGGCTAACCAGTGAAAGTACCTATTCTTGTACAGTTTATCCATAGTTGCAATTCCTCAAGAATTGATGTACAAAGAGTAGACTCCCCTCCTCCTAAGGAATGGCAAAGTCTCTTGCCAAAAGCATTGGATAATACTGTAAGTTGTCAAATGCTGAATCTCATCTGTGAACTGAATGAGACGGTTCCCAGCTGTCTGTTCTTAATTGTATGGAGCGACATAGAGTAAAGAGGCTTTTGTGCAGAATAAAGATGTAAACAAGGAACAGGTGAGCTTAAGTAGCTAGAGAGCCACACAATTCTGAGTGTTTTTAAGAAGTCAGCTGCAAGTTGGTGGCAACCTGAAACCCAGAAGAGTCTTTGTGTCTGCATGTGCTGTGATTTGGTACCAATTCAATCCTACTGAAACCCCAATTTTGATGGAAGCAATTTCCACAGAGGCGACCGGCCGGATCGGTCGGGCAGGGAGGTGTCCGGCCATGTGCGGGGAGGCCCCCCTGGCAGCCGCAGCGGCGCCTCCGGCTACGGcggcagggaaggaggagaccGAGGCGTCATGGCAGAGAGAGGTGGAGGACAAGTGAGTCATCTTTGCTCTTTGTGTGCATGAGGGAGAGGCTGGAAAAACGCAGATTCATGCTGCAAAAATGACCATGCAGCAGCATAAAAGTGACTAGCAAGCATTTGGGCCATGTTCAACTTGGTCTTCTCTGTTCAAGGTTCTTTTTGGTCAGCTTTTTAATAACCTGAGAAATTGCAGAAAACTTGTCCAATTCTTTTTATGTCCAGCAACCTTATGGTAGAGCAGAACAGTACCTGAGTGGGTTGATGATTAAGTTTTCAAGATTTTGTTGTCATCCTGTTTTCAGGATTTTAACCTTGCACTGCCTGCTACTTCCAGTGCAGTTTGTCATTGTAATGTATAATGCGCTGCTGAGAGGAGAACCTTCTGCATGACTTGTCTTTAAAGACTGCAGACTAAATTGCTGCTGTTAGTAGGTCCTGAAGCATTTAAAAAGTGTTAGTGTTCCTCTTTCTTGAGTTTTATGTCAGTATGAGATCAGGGCAGAATTGGGAGTGAAGTATGAGTTCATGGGACTTCACTCCCTGCATACCCACACACTTGTCACTGCAACTGAGTTTCTGTTACACAGAATTAATAGGAATACTGTAAACATGTGTTAGTTGCCTATGGATTTAAAAGAACTTAAGAGGTGGTGGACTGATGGGTACTATGTAAGCTGTAGGATTAGCTTTCTTGAAGAGCTTGGTTCCTGTAGATAAAAATGCCCCTTTCATTCTGAGAACAGCTGTCACTCTGTTCCCAGCACTACAACGAGGACAGACACGTTGTGGAACGCCACAGTCGTGAAGCTGGACCAAGGAAAGAGTGGCACGGACCCAGTTCTCAGGGCAGTGGCTACCACGACACGAGGAGGATGGGAGATGGCCGTGGAGGAGGGGGCATGATGTCTCCACATACAAGGTACAGAAACTACTCCTCCCTCTCAGTTCCCTACTGAGCGCTCCAAGCTTTGGTTCCCTTAGAAAGTACAGTAGTGCCAGTGCAAGCAGCATGgcctgctgtggctgctgcataGCACACAAACCTTCCCTGCCAGCATGGGGCTccccagctgtcctggctggcaGCATTAGCCTGTCCAGCAGCATAGCAAGGAGGAACTTCTGCCAAGTCTCTCTTCCCTCATGTTTTCAATTCTCTTTGGAGACTTTAACAGTTGACTGATATGAGATGTAAGAACATTATTACTTGTATAGCAAGAGTTAAGATACTTCCATAACTTACCActtttttaaaacctttgttTCCAGTAACTCTTCACCAATTAATAGAGTTGTACAGATCACAGGCAATTCCATGCAGAGGGGAAGTGGCTCAGGATTTAAGCCATTTAAAGGTGGACCTCCACGAAGATTCTAAGATCTACAGCTGCTTGGTTTCAAGATAACTTATTGAAATCTCTTGTAAACTTTCTCTGATTAAAAACAGGAAATCTTGTCTGGAAGTCCTggttaaatttttttaatttaacatgATTATTTTCCTCTCAATTTTGGAGGCATTTTAATAGTTACGTTGTAATTTTGGATAGTTTTTGTGTATCTTTGATAAGCATTTTCCCTGAAGCACTAGAGCTGTGTAAAAAGGAATTGGAACCAAAATATTTGTTAATCCTGTATAAAGGAATAGTTTGCAGCTGTGTGCTAGTTGTTTGATTTGCCAACATTAGCTCTGTGGTGTCATGCTAACTTTAAAGCAACTCCTCTCAACATACACAACTATAACCTCCATTTTGAAGGTTGTCCAGGCTATTATCTCTGCTTTCTAATTTGTAGAGAAATAAGATTGTTCTTTCATTACTGGGTATTATGTAACCTATTTTTGCAGAAGGTACTGTTACATTGAGTGCATTTATGTGTATTCTTGCAAATGTATTCTTTTGAAATAAACCTTCATATTCTGTATAGCTTCTAGTAAGTCTTTGAAACAGTCTTTGGGAAGGAAGGCAGAATTAAACAGATGTGATGGCACAGCAAATCAAAACATGGGTGCCCTTAGTTTCTAACTAAAACTTGTCTCCGTCACAGAgttgaaaactgaaaagcacATTTGTTCACAGAAGAAAGATTAGTACCAAAATTAGTGGAACATTCAGGGGAGGcctaaagaaataattttaatttgctCCTTCTGTTTAGCAAAGGTCTCAGGGAGCTTTGATAGAGCTGATTTTTACACCAGCCTCCCCCAGACTTTGGAATCCTGTAGGTGCAGTCCTGTccaggaacagccacagctgctccctgctgtggcCTCAAGCAAAAGGGATGCATCTTGTTAAGCCTTTTGGTTTGGATCCACATGGAATGGCCCATGTTAAACCTTTCTGGCCCAGGCCCAATCAGAAATGtcaggggcagaggcagagactcGCTGGTCACCCAGCCAGGGTCAGGGGCCAGTCCCAAACCCAACCCACTTTGGGAGAGCTGGGTGTGGAGTTACCAGCTGAACAGAACCCAGGAGCTCAGGAAGGAGTCCTAGAATGGGAGCTGGAAGTGTTTCCTGGTCCAGGCTGCCTTTTAAAGGACTGAAGTGCCACACTTTAGGCACAAGGCATGAGAAAATGCTGGTGTTGCACATGCACCTTTGCCCCCCTCACAATCAGCTGCTGTGTGAGGAACTGCAAGGACCTGTAGAGGAACCAAGTAGCAGAAAATGAGTTACACTAAACTGGTTTTGAGTAAGCAGCCTTtcaggaaagaggagaggagagaaaccTGATATAACAGCACTGGCCATAATTAATCCTATGTGAATATTCACATCTGACAATAAACTTGagcttaaacaaaaaaaatgcactttcttAGCAAGGGAATCACTTCACTTGATGTATTTAATACATCTCTGTTGTCCAATGcttagaagaaaaatgtaagaaGCTCAGTTTACTGAGTTGTGTTGCAGGAGTTTCCAAGAGCAAGTGCAAGTTCCCAGTGCACTTTAAAAAGTGCCTGCATTGGgctgcagcctgtgcttcaTCAGGTCTGACAGCACGTGCAGAACAAGTATTTGTCAGGAGTTCCTAGTGGCTAATGGAGCAAATGGGAAATAGGGACGTTTATAACCTTAAAGCTCTAGAGGTACAAAAATACAACTTGAGTTGTGACTTTATCTTGCTTACATGACAGGTCTAGATGTGCTTCCAACAGTTAA
The nucleotide sequence above comes from Pithys albifrons albifrons isolate INPA30051 chromosome 13, PitAlb_v1, whole genome shotgun sequence. Encoded proteins:
- the SLTM gene encoding SAFB-like transcription modulator isoform X4, yielding MAAAASAPAAAAAAGAPAGPAPPPAESKRISDLRVIDLKSELKRRNLDITGVKTVLIARLKQAIEEEGGDPDNIEISVSADTPTKKPTKGKGKKQEADELTGDASVEEDSFVKDSELETQDTSDQDGNDELKDFKEPVEDENLNSKELSSAEKKRHHDPEPAEDPEKDSESQENKGQNVEDYTFPTAHDGEDEENEKDKAGSGDGTQEVSKPLPSEESLAEADHTAHEEMEANPSGKEAEDDNISVTIQAEDAITLDFDGDDLLETGKNVKITDSEASKPKDVQDTISQSLEKESKDYEMTENHKDGKKEDCVKGDPVKKEAREGSKKAESGDKEKDTLKKGPSSTGASGQAKSSAKESKESKTTSKDDKGSTSSVSGSSGSSTRNLWVSGLSSNTKAADLKNLFGKYGKVLGAKVVTNARSPGAKCYGIVTMSSSTEVARCIAHLHRTELHGQQISVEKVKGDPSKKELKKESDEKSSSGRSTGDKKTASSDKANKTPSTKKEEKKSEKSDKKESKEAKKTEGKDEKSDNGTSGPNQESTKKTEEKKRISGKSPGQVVVLDQAKGDQGHTRTVRRGRFDKPQILRNKERIIQDKVKFREYRGRKDILPFEKMKEQRLREHMVRLERIRRAVELRRRREIAERERRERERIRIMHEREECLQRERERLEIERQKLERERMERERLERERVRIEQERRKEAERIAREREELRRQQQQLRYEQEKRNSLKRPRDVDHRRDDPYWNESKKMALDTDARFGHGSDYSRQQNRFNDFDHRERGRYPEGSSVPSSSFDRRDRFVNQGEAKKTRPTARREEPGFERYPKSFSESRRNEPPQPRGELRDTDRREVRGDRDERRTVIIHDRPEMPHGRHPRETGSNPPRQTNWKSEGSISTDKRDGRGDRPDRSGREVSGHVRGGPPGSRSGASGYGGREGGDRGVMAERGGGQHYNEDRHVVERHSREAGPRKEWHGPSSQGSGYHDTRRMGDGRGGGGMMSPHTSNSSPINRVVQITGNSMQRGSGSGFKPFKGGPPRRF
- the SLTM gene encoding SAFB-like transcription modulator isoform X9, with the translated sequence MAAAASAPAAAAAAGAPAGPAPPPAESKRISDLRVIDLKSELKRRNLDITGVKTVLIARLKQAIEEEGGDPDNIEISVSADTPTKKPTKGKGKKQEADELTGDASVEEDSFVKDSELETQDTSDQDGNDELKDFKEPVEDENLNSKELSSAEKKRHHDPEPAEDPEKDSESQENKGQNVEDYTFPTAHDGEDEENEKEESLAEADHTAHEEMEANPSGKEAEDDNISVTIQAEDAITLDFDGDDLLETGKNVKITDSEASKPKDVQDTISQSLEKESKDYEMTENHKDGKKEDCVKGDPVKKEAREGSKKAESGDKEKDTLKKGPSSTGASGQAKSSAKESKESKTTSKDDKGSTSSVSGSSGSSTRNLWVSGLSSNTKAADLKNLFGKYGKVLGAKVVTNARSPGAKCYGIVTMSSSTEVARCIAHLHRTELHGQQISVEKVKGDPSKKELKKESDEKSSSGRSTGDKKTASSDKANKTPSTKKEEKKSEKSDKKESKEAKKTEGKDEKSDNGTSGPNQESTKKTEEKKRISGKSPGQVVVLDQAKGDQGHTRTVRRGRFDKPQILRNKERIIQDKVKFREYRGRKDILPFEKMKEQRLREHMVRLERIRRAVELRRRREIAERERRERERIRIMHEREECLQRERERLEIERQKLERERMERERLERERVRIEQERRKEAERIAREREELRRQQQQLRYEQEKRNSLKRPRDVDHRRDDPYWNESKKMALDTDARFGHGSDYSRQQNRFNDFDHRERGRYPEGSSVPSSSFDRRDRFVNQGEAKKTRPTARREEPGFERYPKSFSESRRNEPPQPRGELRDTDRREVRGDRDERRTVIIHDRPEMPHGRHPRETGSNPPRQTNWKSEGSISTDKRDGRGDRPDRSGREVSGHVRGGPPGSRSGASGYGGREGGDRGVMAERGGGQHYNEDRHVVERHSREAGPRKEWHGPSSQGSGYHDTRRMGDGRGGGGMMSPHTSNSSPINRVVQITGNSMQRGSGSGFKPFKGGPPRRF